From the Nodularia sphaerocarpa UHCC 0038 genome, the window TTAACTGCTGCAATTGTAGCATTACCGCTAGCATTAGCCTTTGGTGTTTCATCAGGTGCTGGAGCGATTGCGGGTCTCTACGGTGCCATTTTTGTCGGTTTTTTTGCAGCTCTTTTTGGTGGTACACCCGCCCAAGTTTCTGGCCCCACAGGCCCCATGACCGTAGTCGTGACCACAGTTTTTACAATGCTGATTGCTAGACACCCTGAAACGGGACTAGCCATGTCCTTTACAGTCGTCATGTTAGGCGGTTTATTTCAAATTCTGTTTGGGGTGCTGCGACTAGGACAATACATCACCCTCATGCCTTATACCGTGATCTCCGGTTTTATGTCTGGAATTGGTATAATTATTATCCTGTTGCAAATAGGCCCTTTTCTCGGTTACGAAAGCACAGGAGGGGTGTGGGGAGTACTGCGACAGTTACCGGTTTACTTGAGTGATCCCAAACTAGCCGCTTTAGGTCTGGGTTTGCTGGTCTTGGTAATTGTATTTACAGCACCACCTAAGCTCAACCGCATCCTCCCAGCCCCCTTATTGGCATTAATAGTCGGGACAATTGTATCAGTAATATTTCTAGGAAATAATAGTGATATTAGTCGCATTGGTTCCTTTCCGACAGGATTACCCACCCCACAAATGCCAGTATTTACCCTGAGTGATTTCAAGGATATGATGGTTTATGGGCTGATGTTGGGAGTGTTGGGATCGATAGACTCGTTATTGACTTCTCTGGTAGCAGATAATATTACCCGCACCCAGCATGATTCTGACAAAGAATTGATTGGTCAAGGTATTGGTAACTGCATTTCTGGGCTATTTGGGGGCTTACCCGGTGCTGGAGCCACCATGCGGACGGTAACTAATGTCCAAGCTGGAGGGCGTTCGGCTTTATCAGGGATATTTCATGCATTGATACTGCTGATTATTACCTTGTGGGCGCGTCCTTTAACTGTAGTGATTCCCCACGCAGTGCTAGCAGGAATTTTACTCAAGGTGGGAATTGACATCATTGACTGGGGATTTATCAAACGAGCGCATCGAATTTCTTTAAAAACAACGGGTTTGATGTATGCGGTCATGTTCTTGACGGTATTTGTCGATTTAATTACCGCAGTTGCTGTGGGGGTGTTTGTCGCTAACTTGTTAACTGTGAAGACTTTAACAGATTTACAAAGCGATCGCGTCAAGGCGAGTACAGAAGTCACCAACGAACTCAGACTGACTCCAGAAGAACAGGATTTGCTTACCAGGGCTAGAGGCCGGATATTATTGTTTCAGTTAGGCGGTCCAATGAGCTTTGGAGCCGCAAAAGTCATTTCCCAGCGCATGACAATTGTTAAGGATTATACAGTGTTGCTTTTAGATATGAGTGATGTCTCATTATTAGGAGTCACAGCAGCACTGGCGATTGAAACAATGGTAGAAGATGCTGTGGCTAAAAATCGCCATGTGTTTCTTGTTGGAGCCACGGGACGTACAGAAAGCCGGATCAAAAAGTTAAAGTTGGTGGAACGTTTTGCGCTGGTTTATCAAGTAGAAAGTCGTTTCCAGGCTCTAGAATCGGCATTAAAGTTAATTTCATCAACTACACCTTCTCAATCTGTAATCAATCTGGAAGGTAAGAATTAATTAGATAATAGATGTAATTACAACAATCGCTGTTTGTAAAACTCAAACGCAAACTAGCAGCCCGCCACCATGCGTTGATAGGCCAGATAAGGACGAGGTTCGGGTGAAGAACACGCTAAACGCGCTCAAAGGTATTTTTGCCAGTGCGTTTGTCCGGTAGCGACGACAAACGCTGGCGCAACGGACCGACGATGGTGTACAACAAACCCCGTTCTTGCAACCGCTCTAGCTCTCTTGGATCTCTCAGATGTCATTACAATACCGAGATTCCCAGTGCTTGAACA encodes:
- a CDS encoding SulP family inorganic anion transporter; translation: MTLVNKINFRNLRGDLFGGLTAAIVALPLALAFGVSSGAGAIAGLYGAIFVGFFAALFGGTPAQVSGPTGPMTVVVTTVFTMLIARHPETGLAMSFTVVMLGGLFQILFGVLRLGQYITLMPYTVISGFMSGIGIIIILLQIGPFLGYESTGGVWGVLRQLPVYLSDPKLAALGLGLLVLVIVFTAPPKLNRILPAPLLALIVGTIVSVIFLGNNSDISRIGSFPTGLPTPQMPVFTLSDFKDMMVYGLMLGVLGSIDSLLTSLVADNITRTQHDSDKELIGQGIGNCISGLFGGLPGAGATMRTVTNVQAGGRSALSGIFHALILLIITLWARPLTVVIPHAVLAGILLKVGIDIIDWGFIKRAHRISLKTTGLMYAVMFLTVFVDLITAVAVGVFVANLLTVKTLTDLQSDRVKASTEVTNELRLTPEEQDLLTRARGRILLFQLGGPMSFGAAKVISQRMTIVKDYTVLLLDMSDVSLLGVTAALAIETMVEDAVAKNRHVFLVGATGRTESRIKKLKLVERFALVYQVESRFQALESALKLISSTTPSQSVINLEGKN